One stretch of Streptomyces sp. NBC_01142 DNA includes these proteins:
- a CDS encoding PhzF family phenazine biosynthesis protein, which translates to MTTKPQSTEVLRYTAFSSDPAGGNPAGVVLDASGLDDANMLAIAADLGYSESAFLSDPPAELADGHGRAFTIRYFSPKAEVPFCGHATVATAIALAELGGPGDFAFATSVGTVPVTVASVDGVLRATLTSIEPRIEEASADDVREALAALDWPAEDLDPALPPRIAFAGARHLVLAAATRSRLADLQYDFARLEALMHRLDLTTVQLAWRESDSVFHVRAPFPVGGVVEDPATGAAAAAFGAYARELGVVAAETELTLHQGVDMGRPGVLTVTLREGDPRVRVSGTGARIPDAG; encoded by the coding sequence ATGACAACGAAGCCCCAGTCCACCGAAGTGCTGCGATACACCGCCTTCTCCTCCGACCCGGCAGGCGGAAACCCCGCCGGCGTCGTCCTCGACGCCTCCGGACTGGACGACGCCAACATGCTCGCCATCGCCGCCGACCTCGGGTACAGCGAGTCCGCGTTCCTCTCCGACCCGCCGGCGGAACTCGCGGACGGGCACGGCCGGGCGTTCACCATCCGGTACTTCAGCCCCAAAGCGGAGGTTCCCTTCTGCGGTCACGCCACGGTCGCGACGGCCATCGCGCTGGCGGAGCTCGGCGGCCCGGGCGACTTCGCCTTCGCCACCTCCGTGGGCACGGTGCCCGTGACGGTCGCGTCCGTGGACGGCGTGCTGCGCGCGACGCTCACCAGCATCGAGCCGCGCATCGAGGAGGCGTCCGCGGACGATGTGCGCGAGGCCCTCGCCGCCCTCGACTGGCCCGCCGAGGACCTCGATCCGGCGCTGCCGCCGCGCATCGCCTTCGCGGGTGCCCGCCATCTGGTCCTGGCGGCCGCGACCCGCTCCCGCCTCGCGGACCTCCAGTACGACTTCGCGCGCCTCGAAGCCCTGATGCACCGCCTCGACCTGACGACGGTCCAGCTGGCGTGGCGGGAGTCGGACTCGGTGTTCCATGTCCGGGCCCCCTTCCCGGTGGGCGGCGTGGTCGAGGACCCGGCGACGGGCGCGGCGGCGGCAGCGTTCGGCGCGTACGCGCGCGAACTCGGCGTCGTGGCGGCGGAGACGGAGCTCACCCTGCACCAGGGTGTGGACATGGGCCGTCCCGGAGTACTCACGGTGACGCTGCGCGAGGGCGATCCTCGGGTACGGGTGAGTGGCACCGGGGCCCGCATCCCCGACGCCGGCTGA
- a CDS encoding SDR family oxidoreductase has protein sequence MNAAQKIAVVTGAGSGIGRSVALTLAGAGWSVALAGRRTETLEETASSAGGDTFRVRTDVTDPGEVTALFEAVRERYGRVDLLFNNAGTFGPRGVRFEDLTHESWRSVVDVNLTGAFLCAQAAFRTMKEQSPQGGRIINNGSVSAHVPRPHSAPYTATKHALTGLTKSLSLDGRAYGIACGQIDIGNAATEMTERMQSGILQANGELAAEPVMDAGDVARTVLHMAELPLEANVQFVTVMATAMPYIGRG, from the coding sequence ATGAACGCTGCACAGAAGATCGCTGTGGTGACGGGCGCCGGCTCGGGCATCGGCCGGAGCGTCGCGCTCACGCTGGCCGGCGCGGGCTGGTCGGTGGCGCTGGCCGGGCGGCGCACGGAGACGCTGGAGGAGACGGCTTCCTCGGCGGGCGGCGACACGTTCCGCGTACGGACGGATGTGACCGATCCGGGCGAAGTCACCGCGCTCTTCGAAGCGGTGCGCGAGCGGTACGGCCGCGTGGACCTGCTCTTCAACAACGCGGGCACGTTCGGCCCCAGGGGCGTCCGCTTCGAGGACCTGACCCACGAGTCGTGGCGCTCGGTGGTGGACGTGAACCTCACGGGCGCGTTCCTGTGCGCACAGGCGGCGTTCCGGACGATGAAGGAGCAGTCCCCGCAGGGCGGCCGGATCATCAACAACGGCTCGGTCTCGGCCCATGTGCCGCGCCCGCATTCGGCGCCGTACACCGCGACGAAGCACGCGCTGACGGGCCTGACGAAGTCACTGTCGCTGGACGGGCGTGCGTACGGGATCGCGTGCGGCCAGATCGACATCGGCAACGCGGCGACGGAGATGACCGAGCGGATGCAGTCGGGAATCCTCCAGGCGAACGGTGAACTGGCCGCGGAACCGGTGATGGACGCGGGGGATGTGGCGAGGACAGTGCTGCATATGGCGGAGCTGCCGCTGGAGGCGAACGTGCAGTTCGTGACGGTGATGGCGACGGCGATGCCGTACATCGGGCGGGGCTGA